CCGGGCAGCGGTGACCGCCGCCCCCACGTCCGCGTCGGAGGCGATCGGCACCAGGGTCACCGGCTCGCCGTCGAACGGGCTCAGCACGGTCAGCTCGCCGGTCCCGCGGCCAGTGCTCCAGCCACCGCCGATCAGATGCTCGACCTTGTACATGGGCAGTGCCCTCCCGGTGCGGCGCACACGAACGCGGCCGCCGTCCCCAGTGCCCGGTCCAAACTATCAGCGCAGGTGGAGCTGGGTGCGACAACGTCCCCGCAGGGTGCTGCGCGGCTCGATCGGGGCGCCTGCGGGTGGGCGCGGCGGCGGATGCCCGTGCGCGGACCGGCACCAGTAGCGTCGGGCTGTCCCACGCCCGACCGTCCACGGAGCGCCGATGACCGACAACAGCCCGGCCACCAGACACCGCACGCTGTCCCCGTGGCGGACGGTCGTCGCTTTCGGGCTGGTCAGCCTGTGTGCGGACCTGGTGTACGAGGGTGCCCGGTCGATCACCGGGCCGCTGCTCGGCGCGCTCGGCGCGTCCGCGCTGGTCGTCGGCGTGGTGACCGGGGCAGGGGAGGCCATGTCGCTGCTGCTGCGGCTGGCGTTCGGGCCGATGGCCGACCGCACCGGCCGCTACTGGACCCTCACCCTGGCCGGATACGCGCTGACCGTGGTGTGCGTGCCGCTGCTGGCCGTCACCCCGGCGCTGGGCGCGGCGGGGCTGGCCGTGGCCTGCGCGCTGATCCTGATCGAGCGGGCGGGCAAGGCGGTGCGCAGCCCCGCCAAGTCGACCCTGCTCGCGCGCGCCGCCGCGACGGTCGGACGCGGCCGCGGCTTCGGCGTCCACAAGGCACTCGACCAGGTGGGCGCCTTTGCAGGCCCCCTGGTGGTCGCCGCGATGATCGCCGCGACCGGCGTGATCTGGCCCGCGCTCGCGGTGCTGGCCGTGCCGGGCGCCGCGGCGATCCTGCTGCTGCTGTGGCTGCGCGTCCGGCTGCCCGATCCCGCGCCCGCAGACCATCCCGTTCCGGCTCCCATGCCGGGCGTACGCGGGTGGCTCGGCGGCGGACTGCCCCGGCCGTTCTACCGGTTCGCCGCCGCGGCGGCGGCCGCGACCGGGGGACTGGTCACCTTCGGGCTCATCTCGTATCACGCCAGCCAGACCGGGCAGGTGCCACTGGCCGCCGTGCCCCTGCTCTACTCCGCCGCGATGGCCGCCGGGGCGGTTGCCGCCCTGGCCAGCGGGCACCTCTACGACCGCTGGGGCGCCCGGGTGCTGTACGCCCTGCCCGTGCTCGGCGCCGCCGCGCCCGCCCTGGCGCTGTCGGCCGGCACCGCCGCGATCGTGGCGGGCAGCGTGCTGTGGGGCGCGGCCGTCGGGGTCCAGGACTCCACCGTGAAGGCGCTGGTCGCCGACCTGGTGCCCGCGCCCCGGCGGGCGACCGCGTACGGCCTGTTCGCCGCCGTCCAGGGCGCCGCCGCGCTGGCCGGGGGCGTGCTCGCGGGCCTACTGTACGAACGCTCACTGACCCTGCTGATCGTCGTGCTGGGACTGCTCCAGCTACTCGCGATGGTCCTGCTCGCCGTCACCAACCACGCCACGCGGCAGAGCTGAACCGCTCGCGTCAAGCCGTCGGTGGTGTGCTGCCCGCCGATCCGGACGGTGACGAGTCCTGCCTGTACCCAGCTTCCGCCTCGTAACAAACCTGCCCCCGGCTGTTCTCAATTGACACTTCCGTAGATCGACATCTGCTGCTACGGTCACACAGCAAGGTTTGTTAACAGATCCACGGACTGGAGGAAGCATGGCCCCCACCACGCACCTTGACCTGGACGTTCAGGACGTCTCCACCGGCGACTGGGACCAGCTGGTCGGCGAGATCATGCGCAACGCGGGCGAGCTCAGCCCGCAGGACCCGGAGTTCGCGCCCATCACGGGCTGCGGCTGCGGCTGCTCGTGCGCCTGCGCCTGCGGCTGCTGATCCACGGCTAGATCGCGACGGTGGCCGGGTCATGCCGCGCCACCGTCGCTTCCTTATCGGACGTCGTCCCGGGGGAGGGGTCATGAGCGTCGATCTCGGTGCACTGGTCAGCCCGCTGGGCGT
The Catellatospora sp. IY07-71 DNA segment above includes these coding regions:
- a CDS encoding MFS transporter, which codes for MTDNSPATRHRTLSPWRTVVAFGLVSLCADLVYEGARSITGPLLGALGASALVVGVVTGAGEAMSLLLRLAFGPMADRTGRYWTLTLAGYALTVVCVPLLAVTPALGAAGLAVACALILIERAGKAVRSPAKSTLLARAAATVGRGRGFGVHKALDQVGAFAGPLVVAAMIAATGVIWPALAVLAVPGAAAILLLLWLRVRLPDPAPADHPVPAPMPGVRGWLGGGLPRPFYRFAAAAAAATGGLVTFGLISYHASQTGQVPLAAVPLLYSAAMAAGAVAALASGHLYDRWGARVLYALPVLGAAAPALALSAGTAAIVAGSVLWGAAVGVQDSTVKALVADLVPAPRRATAYGLFAAVQGAAALAGGVLAGLLYERSLTLLIVVLGLLQLLAMVLLAVTNHATRQS